A window of the Nitrospirota bacterium genome harbors these coding sequences:
- a CDS encoding PIG-L family deacetylase → MKLLAIGAHPDDIEFGCAGALIKFRKQQEAEVYLMIMTAGEKGGNADIRKKEQMEAARIIGAKEVFWGDFHDTEVTNSREAIGTIENVIREVKPDWVFTNHPNDTHQDHRNLALNMVTATRFIPRVLFFESMTSVEFSPTVFVDLESTIEEKLKALGAHRSQVERTNIAGLSAIEISRSTAVSRGIQGRSRFAEGFVPLRYVL, encoded by the coding sequence ATGAAGCTCCTCGCCATCGGAGCACACCCGGACGACATCGAGTTCGGCTGCGCCGGCGCCCTCATCAAGTTCCGGAAGCAGCAGGAGGCCGAAGTCTACCTCATGATCATGACGGCCGGAGAGAAGGGCGGCAACGCGGATATCCGCAAGAAGGAGCAGATGGAAGCCGCCCGCATCATCGGCGCGAAAGAAGTCTTCTGGGGTGATTTTCACGACACGGAGGTCACGAACAGCCGCGAGGCCATCGGCACGATCGAGAACGTCATCCGGGAGGTGAAACCCGATTGGGTCTTCACCAACCATCCGAACGATACGCATCAAGATCACCGAAACCTGGCGCTCAACATGGTGACCGCCACCCGCTTTATTCCGCGCGTGCTGTTCTTTGAAAGTATGACGAGCGTGGAATTCAGTCCGACGGTGTTCGTGGACCTCGAATCCACCATCGAAGAGAAGCTCAAAGCGCTGGGCGCCCATCGCTCGCAGGTGGAGCGGACGAATATCGCCGGACTCTCCGCCATCGAGATCTCCCGTTCGACCGCCGTGTCGAGAGGCATCCAAGGCCGCAGCCGATTCGCGGAAGGCTTCGTTCCGCTCCGGTATGTTCTCTAG
- a CDS encoding electron transfer flavoprotein subunit beta/FixA family protein — MKILTTVKRVPDPETKIKVKPDGSGIVTENVKFVINPFDEIAIEESIRIKEKVSGSEIVLVSVGPKVSTEQIRTGLAMGADRGILVVEESPLDPDSVAQILQKVVQNEKPDLIVMGKQAIDDDSNQVAQSLAEYLGYPQACFASKVEVAADAKSATVTREVDGGLEVKVIQLPAVITADLRLNQPRYASLPGIMKARSKPIQELNISGLGISLAPKVKVLKMEAPPKRKGGVKLESVDQLIDKLKNEARVI, encoded by the coding sequence GTGAAGATACTCACAACGGTGAAGCGGGTCCCGGACCCCGAAACCAAGATCAAGGTCAAGCCGGACGGTTCGGGGATCGTCACGGAGAACGTCAAGTTCGTCATCAATCCATTCGACGAGATCGCCATCGAGGAATCCATCCGGATCAAGGAAAAGGTGTCGGGTTCGGAAATCGTTCTCGTCAGCGTCGGCCCGAAGGTCTCCACGGAGCAGATCCGCACGGGGCTCGCCATGGGGGCCGACCGCGGCATCCTGGTGGTGGAGGAATCGCCTCTCGATCCGGATAGTGTGGCCCAGATCCTCCAGAAGGTCGTTCAGAATGAGAAGCCGGACCTGATCGTCATGGGCAAGCAGGCGATTGACGACGACTCCAATCAGGTGGCGCAATCGCTGGCCGAGTACCTTGGCTATCCTCAGGCGTGTTTCGCGTCAAAGGTCGAGGTCGCGGCGGATGCGAAGTCGGCCACGGTCACGCGCGAGGTGGATGGCGGCTTGGAGGTCAAGGTGATCCAGCTCCCGGCCGTGATCACCGCGGACCTGCGACTGAATCAGCCGAGGTACGCTTCGCTTCCCGGTATCATGAAGGCGCGCAGCAAGCCGATCCAGGAGTTGAACATTTCAGGGTTGGGGATTTCCCTCGCCCCGAAAGTCAAGGTCCTCAAGATGGAAGCCCCTCCGAAACGGAAGGGGGGCGTGAAGCTGGAATCGGTGGATCAGCTCATCGACAAACTCAAGAACGAAGCGAGGGTGATTTAA
- a CDS encoding undecaprenyl/decaprenyl-phosphate alpha-N-acetylglucosaminyl 1-phosphate transferase has product MTRLTGRISVLIQPAMIVVMGMLLPYWLRELTDPSGWQRATIIFAFAFACTVLLVPMVKLVADRLHVVDEPDERKVHTVSTPLWGGFAIYVAMIAAIYLVGIYYPRIRWLIMALTLLTFTGMLDDYRGVSALTRLIVQGLATALVIHGDVVLTFLPNTWWGVSLEYALTALWIIGLTNAFNFLDGYDGLAAGLTLVAAFAMGAIGLKVGSLGYAQIAFALAGGCLGFLLFNFKMRSRAEIFLGDGGSTLLGFSIASLAVMGSWAEDQWVSLSIPLIILFAPIYDMFLITVGRIYSGKVHSFREWIEYTGKDHFHHRVVNLLGNARRGVTAIWLLTALVGIDGYILIDSPLSDALLIVGKYVMVFAVLTWVFILRERHEKAVAALGEKQTPSVRLIAGRGVRKEAK; this is encoded by the coding sequence GTGACGCGACTGACCGGCCGGATCTCCGTCCTCATCCAACCCGCGATGATCGTTGTGATGGGGATGCTCCTGCCCTATTGGCTGAGAGAGCTTACGGATCCCTCGGGCTGGCAGCGGGCGACCATCATTTTCGCCTTTGCCTTCGCCTGCACGGTGCTTCTGGTCCCCATGGTGAAACTCGTCGCCGACCGCCTCCATGTGGTCGACGAGCCAGACGAACGCAAAGTCCACACCGTCTCCACTCCGCTTTGGGGCGGCTTCGCCATCTATGTCGCCATGATCGCCGCCATCTATCTCGTGGGGATCTACTACCCCCGCATCCGATGGCTCATCATGGCCCTCACCCTCCTCACGTTCACAGGCATGCTGGATGACTACCGGGGCGTTTCCGCGCTGACTCGGCTGATCGTGCAAGGCCTGGCGACCGCTCTGGTGATCCACGGTGATGTGGTCCTCACCTTCCTTCCCAACACGTGGTGGGGAGTGAGCTTGGAATATGCCTTGACAGCCCTGTGGATCATCGGGCTTACCAACGCGTTTAATTTCCTCGACGGGTACGACGGGCTAGCCGCCGGCCTGACGCTCGTAGCCGCCTTCGCCATGGGAGCCATCGGGCTGAAAGTCGGGTCTCTCGGCTACGCGCAGATTGCCTTCGCTCTCGCCGGAGGCTGTCTCGGATTCCTGCTGTTCAACTTCAAAATGCGCAGCCGGGCCGAGATTTTCCTGGGCGATGGAGGCAGCACGCTTCTCGGCTTCTCCATCGCCTCCCTGGCCGTGATGGGGTCCTGGGCTGAGGATCAGTGGGTCTCGCTCAGCATTCCGCTGATCATTCTTTTTGCCCCGATCTACGACATGTTTCTCATTACGGTCGGGCGGATCTATTCCGGGAAGGTCCATTCGTTCAGGGAGTGGATCGAGTACACCGGAAAAGATCACTTCCACCACCGAGTCGTCAACCTTCTTGGAAATGCGCGCCGGGGCGTCACCGCCATCTGGCTCCTGACCGCACTGGTCGGCATCGACGGCTACATTCTGATTGATTCGCCGCTCTCGGACGCCTTGTTGATCGTGGGCAAGTATGTTATGGTCTTCGCCGTTCTGACGTGGGTTTTCATCCTGCGTGAGAGACATGAGAAGGCGGTTGCTGCCCTAGGCGAAAAGCAGACCCCATCCG
- a CDS encoding electron transfer flavoprotein subunit alpha/FixB family protein — protein MSCVLAVVGQQDGKLKKSTLSALGAAQILAKELGVPAVGVVMGSNISGAADELAGFGPSKVVAVDGPSLKDYLGEAYASALGELVKKTGAKALIAPADSFGKDCLPRVATKLKAPLATEVMEVVSGQSGKVFKRPMYAGNVIATVQLEGQPVLLTVRTTAFAAPGKAGSKAPVEKSDPGSPASNGASFKEFQAIKSERPELVDAGVVVSGGRGLKTPEDFKKLMEPLADVLGAAIGATRAVVDAGWVPNDWQVGQTGKTVAPTLYIAFGISGAIQHVAGMKDSKVIVAVNRDGDAPIFEVADYGIVGDAFKVIPELTEKFKSLKAQQ, from the coding sequence ATGTCGTGCGTACTAGCCGTTGTAGGTCAGCAGGATGGAAAACTGAAGAAATCGACGCTCTCTGCGTTGGGGGCCGCTCAGATCCTGGCCAAGGAACTGGGCGTGCCGGCGGTGGGCGTGGTCATGGGCTCGAATATCTCGGGTGCCGCGGATGAGCTGGCCGGGTTCGGACCCTCCAAGGTTGTGGCTGTAGATGGCCCCTCATTGAAGGACTATCTTGGAGAGGCGTATGCCTCGGCGCTGGGCGAACTGGTCAAGAAGACCGGCGCTAAGGCGCTGATCGCGCCGGCCGATTCGTTTGGGAAGGATTGCCTGCCGCGAGTGGCGACGAAGCTAAAGGCCCCTCTGGCTACGGAAGTGATGGAAGTGGTGTCCGGCCAGTCGGGGAAGGTGTTCAAGCGACCGATGTACGCTGGAAATGTGATCGCTACCGTTCAGCTCGAGGGTCAACCCGTCCTCCTGACGGTTCGAACCACAGCCTTTGCCGCGCCGGGAAAAGCCGGATCGAAGGCCCCCGTGGAGAAGTCGGATCCGGGTTCCCCCGCGTCGAACGGGGCATCGTTCAAAGAGTTCCAGGCGATCAAGAGTGAGCGCCCCGAACTCGTGGATGCCGGTGTCGTGGTCTCCGGCGGACGGGGGCTCAAGACTCCGGAAGATTTCAAGAAGCTGATGGAACCGTTGGCCGACGTCCTCGGCGCCGCGATAGGTGCGACGCGCGCAGTGGTGGATGCAGGCTGGGTGCCGAACGATTGGCAGGTCGGCCAGACGGGCAAGACCGTGGCTCCAACGCTTTACATCGCGTTCGGCATTTCCGGAGCGATCCAGCATGTGGCCGGAATGAAGGACTCGAAGGTCATCGTGGCGGTCAATCGGGACGGCGATGCGCCGATCTTCGAGGTGGCCGACTACGGCATCGTCGGAGATGCCTTCAAGGTGATTCCGGAGCTGACGGAGAAGTTCAAGAGCCTGAAGGCGCAGCAGTAG